One part of the uncultured Bacteroides sp. genome encodes these proteins:
- a CDS encoding LytTR family DNA-binding domain-containing protein: MILNCCIIDDEPLALDLLESYVLKTPFLKLTGKYLGALQAMHELQSNDVDLLFLDIQMPGLNGLDFSKMVPEKTRIIFTTAFNQYALDSYKVNALDYLLKPISYLDFLQAANKALRWFEIVRRPSPLVAEPVDNVAPVTPTTAPEKEEIDSIFVKSDYKLIQIKLAHILYIEGLKDYIKIYTEDEPKPILSLMSMKSMEELLPSGRFMRVHRSYIVQIEKIKVIDRNRIVFGKTYIPISDTYKKDFAAFLCGRSLNHPM; the protein is encoded by the coding sequence ATGATTCTGAATTGTTGTATTATTGACGATGAACCTTTAGCTTTAGATCTTTTGGAAAGCTACGTGCTCAAAACTCCATTTTTAAAGCTTACAGGTAAGTATCTAGGAGCGTTACAAGCGATGCATGAACTTCAAAGCAATGATGTTGATCTTCTGTTCCTGGATATTCAGATGCCCGGACTCAACGGACTCGACTTCTCTAAAATGGTTCCTGAAAAAACTCGCATCATATTTACCACTGCTTTTAATCAGTATGCTTTAGATAGTTATAAAGTAAACGCTCTCGACTATCTGCTAAAGCCTATTAGTTATCTTGACTTTCTGCAAGCAGCCAATAAAGCACTGCGCTGGTTCGAGATTGTTCGTCGCCCCTCTCCTCTTGTTGCAGAGCCTGTTGACAATGTTGCACCTGTAACACCAACTACAGCTCCTGAAAAAGAAGAAATAGACAGCATCTTTGTAAAAAGCGATTATAAGCTGATTCAGATTAAACTGGCACATATTCTTTATATAGAAGGATTAAAAGATTACATAAAGATTTATACAGAAGATGAGCCGAAACCAATACTCTCTCTGATGAGTATGAAGTCTATGGAGGAACTTCTTCCATCAGGACGCTTTATGCGGGTACATCGTTCGTATATTGTACAGATAGAAAAAATTAAAGTAATTGATCGTAACCGTATCGTTTTTGGCAAAACATACATACCAATCAGTGACACTTACAAAAAAGATTTTGCCGCATTTCTTTGTGGAAGATCACTCAATCATCCTATGTAA